Proteins co-encoded in one Schaalia radingae genomic window:
- a CDS encoding MFS transporter, translating to MRRSSSPIVLLALPVYVPSLTWSTGIGALNSVVVLAGLSMQMSESWASAMVGIMGVAGVIASVPIGRMVDRIGDRSSFVIGGLIAVLAGTCALVCLRFPGINRAVVAFVIAMVAISIAGDMWQLARQSYVAESVPMTWRARSMSMLGGMSRLGRLIGPALASLAIVLGGIPGTFWFFIAATVLALSLILLFTAPTPEILDVKPPASQRSSSETPPASLQRRPRTHVDVVSTMLLSVGTVLLSLVRTNQIIVVPLVGTSLGITEELISATFAISAGLDVAVFYFSGAIMDRFGRRASVLPCLLIMAAGFVGLALSGGVVSFMVSACVVGFGNGFSAGTVMTMGVDLSPDINRSRFLGIWQAISQVGPTVGPFVISVLVAAWGATMSAWATAVAAACCAVWMLVTVPTAYARLGMDERGRALPARSDAQS from the coding sequence ATGCGACGGTCATCATCGCCAATTGTCCTGCTGGCTCTCCCGGTCTACGTCCCGTCACTGACATGGTCCACCGGTATCGGTGCGCTCAATTCAGTGGTGGTATTGGCCGGGCTGTCCATGCAGATGAGCGAGTCATGGGCATCGGCGATGGTGGGAATCATGGGCGTTGCCGGTGTCATCGCATCTGTACCGATCGGCCGGATGGTCGACCGCATCGGCGACCGCTCATCATTCGTCATCGGCGGGCTGATCGCTGTGCTGGCCGGAACATGCGCCCTGGTATGTCTACGGTTTCCCGGCATTAACCGTGCAGTTGTTGCATTCGTTATCGCGATGGTCGCCATTTCGATCGCCGGAGACATGTGGCAATTGGCGCGGCAGTCCTATGTGGCAGAATCCGTGCCTATGACATGGCGAGCACGATCAATGTCGATGCTCGGAGGAATGTCCAGGCTCGGCCGGTTGATCGGTCCTGCGCTGGCGTCGCTGGCCATTGTGCTGGGAGGTATTCCCGGCACATTCTGGTTCTTCATCGCAGCCACCGTGCTTGCCCTGAGTCTGATCCTGTTGTTCACCGCGCCTACGCCCGAAATTCTGGATGTCAAACCGCCGGCGTCCCAACGATCGTCCAGTGAAACGCCGCCGGCGTCTTTGCAGCGTCGCCCTCGTACCCACGTGGACGTCGTGTCGACCATGCTGCTGTCGGTGGGGACAGTTCTGCTGTCGCTGGTGCGCACCAACCAGATCATTGTGGTGCCTCTGGTGGGCACGAGCCTCGGAATCACAGAGGAACTCATATCAGCGACCTTCGCGATTTCAGCGGGACTGGATGTCGCCGTCTTCTACTTCTCAGGCGCGATCATGGACCGTTTCGGCAGACGAGCATCCGTTCTGCCGTGCCTGTTGATCATGGCGGCAGGGTTCGTGGGATTGGCCCTGAGCGGGGGAGTCGTGAGCTTCATGGTCAGTGCATGTGTCGTGGGGTTCGGCAACGGATTCAGCGCAGGAACCGTTATGACGATGGGAGTCGATCTGTCTCCGGACATCAACCGCTCCCGATTCCTGGGAATCTGGCAGGCCATCTCGCAGGTGGGCCCGACGGTGGGTCCATTCGTGATTTCCGTGCTGGTGGCCGCATGGGGAGCAACGATGAGCGCGTGGGCGACCGCAGTGGCAGCTGCCTGCTGCGCAGTGTGGATGCTCGTGACAGTTCCCACGGCCTACGCTCGCCTCGGTATGGACGAACGAGGCAGGGCGCTGCCCGCTCGAAGCGACGCTCAGTCATAA
- a CDS encoding ferrochelatase, translating to MKAETTSVDAIMLCSYGGPRQPDDILPFLRNATRGKGIPDERLIQVGGHYSLFGGKSPINECNDEFSRALAGELEQRGVKCPVVVGNRNWHPYFTETLTSLIDLGHRTVLCVFTSAFASYSGCRQYREDLAAALDELGDKASELVLTKVRPYYTTQGILSAHVRSITRAMRELDDPHLVLVTHSIPVSMEANSGDHHLPTYVGQHHQLGEEICRRVSDELGREVPFDLAYCSRSGPPQSRWLEPDINDHLEFLHDGGTRAVVVAPIGFISDHMEVVYDLDTEAKATADNLGMDYRRAATPGTDPAFVSSLADVVCERIGSGAAGDAIDIRWPVTCSQECCLPRESYQMRPTCFNHPNQGETHE from the coding sequence GTGAAGGCCGAAACAACCAGCGTGGATGCGATCATGCTCTGCAGCTACGGAGGACCCAGGCAACCCGACGACATTTTGCCGTTTTTGCGCAACGCCACGCGCGGCAAAGGGATCCCTGACGAGCGTCTCATCCAGGTCGGCGGCCATTACAGCCTGTTTGGGGGGAAGAGCCCGATCAATGAATGCAACGACGAATTTTCGCGCGCCCTCGCTGGCGAACTCGAGCAGCGAGGAGTCAAATGCCCAGTCGTTGTCGGAAACCGCAACTGGCACCCCTACTTCACGGAAACACTGACGAGCCTGATCGACCTGGGACACCGCACTGTCCTATGTGTCTTCACCTCAGCGTTCGCTTCTTATTCCGGGTGTCGCCAGTACCGCGAAGATCTGGCTGCGGCGCTCGACGAGCTGGGCGACAAAGCCAGTGAGCTGGTTTTGACGAAAGTGCGTCCCTATTACACGACGCAGGGAATTCTCAGCGCCCACGTCCGTTCCATCACACGCGCAATGCGTGAGCTGGACGACCCGCACCTTGTCCTCGTCACGCACTCCATCCCCGTGTCGATGGAGGCTAACTCCGGTGACCACCACCTGCCCACGTATGTCGGCCAGCACCACCAGCTGGGCGAGGAAATCTGTAGACGCGTTAGTGACGAACTGGGGCGAGAGGTGCCATTCGATTTGGCGTACTGTTCCCGATCGGGTCCGCCACAGTCGCGGTGGCTCGAACCGGATATCAATGACCATCTTGAATTCCTGCATGATGGCGGCACGCGCGCCGTGGTCGTCGCGCCGATTGGCTTTATTTCCGACCACATGGAAGTGGTCTACGACCTCGACACTGAAGCCAAGGCGACTGCAGACAATCTGGGAATGGACTATCGGCGCGCCGCCACTCCAGGCACCGATCCAGCGTTCGTGTCCTCGCTCGCTGACGTGGTCTGCGAACGGATCGGAAGCGGGGCAGCGGGCGACGCGATTGACATCAGGTGGCCCGTGACATGCTCGCAGGAATGCTGCCTGCCGCGTGAGTCCTACCAGATGCGTCCAACCTGTTTTAATCACCCCAACCAAGGAGAAACCCATGAGTGA
- the hemQ gene encoding hydrogen peroxide-dependent heme synthase, with translation MSEMPHGHHPAPVHDPRDRTDIDPEEVNARDNYSLQCVFRTVVPLPADSAHDLAAAMERAVRDTGVEIRGWYDVGGYRADADLMMWALSDSADKLQAGYHAIVASDLGAALEPVWSAMAAHKAAEFNTRHLPACFNGAAPRGYCAVYPFVRSWDWYYLPKARRAAILKEHGMNGVDYLDVQVSTLAAFALGDYEWTVALESDSLDRVMGVLRRQRDAEARLFVREDTPFFTGPRVELTEWTDRQPLQ, from the coding sequence ATGAGTGAAATGCCACATGGTCACCATCCGGCACCGGTTCACGACCCTCGCGACCGGACCGACATTGACCCCGAAGAAGTCAACGCGCGCGACAATTACTCGCTGCAGTGCGTCTTCCGCACCGTGGTGCCGTTGCCGGCCGACAGCGCACACGACTTGGCGGCGGCAATGGAACGAGCCGTGCGGGACACCGGCGTGGAAATTCGAGGGTGGTATGACGTGGGCGGATACCGCGCTGACGCTGACCTGATGATGTGGGCACTGTCTGACAGCGCCGACAAACTGCAGGCCGGCTACCATGCGATCGTTGCGTCTGACTTGGGCGCAGCTCTCGAACCCGTGTGGTCAGCAATGGCGGCACACAAGGCTGCCGAATTCAACACCCGTCACCTGCCCGCCTGCTTCAACGGTGCAGCGCCGCGCGGATACTGCGCCGTCTACCCCTTTGTGCGCAGCTGGGACTGGTACTACCTGCCGAAAGCTCGCCGCGCTGCCATCTTGAAAGAGCACGGCATGAACGGCGTCGACTACCTGGACGTGCAGGTTTCCACGCTGGCCGCATTCGCGCTGGGGGACTACGAGTGGACGGTCGCCCTCGAATCCGACAGCCTCGACCGCGTCATGGGTGTGCTGCGTCGCCAGCGCGACGCGGAAGCTCGACTATTCGTGCGCGAAGACACTCCGTTCTTCACCGGGCCTCGCGTCGAACTGACCGAGTGGACGGATCGCCAGCCGCTACAGTAG
- a CDS encoding carboxylate--amine ligase, producing the protein MTTDLLPVIVGGDIGVYAIGRSFHEAYGCRCICLAASPTDAITRSVFFDVETLPPHADDRQTLAVLRGLAAANPGRKLVLMANDDRHSVFVGRYHSELEKAGYSLPFPPVEVTECVTDKAQFAQICTELGIDTPRTVSVNVGSGETPSLPFDFPVVAKAARGDAYDQVDFPGKRKIYFIETAAELDELWATLRKAGFDDTFLVQELIPGDNTQMRSITAYVDSHGDVTMIGSARVLLEDHAPTMIGNPVAMITEPFDDLWDSARAFLTDTGYRGFANFDVKVDPRDGRAVFFEVNPRIGRNSWYMSAAGVNPMSIMVRDLIDHEHVKPQEVHNKILYSLVPDALLRHYVRDEELRQRVHALQRSGKRKNPLVYTAETSLVRSAIVALQTLNHIRKFRRFYPEATDRSF; encoded by the coding sequence ATGACTACAGACCTTCTTCCCGTCATTGTCGGCGGTGACATCGGCGTGTACGCCATCGGGCGTTCATTCCACGAAGCCTACGGGTGCCGCTGCATCTGCCTGGCGGCATCCCCAACAGATGCGATTACACGCTCCGTCTTTTTTGACGTGGAAACACTTCCGCCACATGCGGATGACCGGCAGACACTTGCAGTCCTCCGCGGGCTGGCAGCTGCGAATCCCGGCAGGAAACTCGTACTCATGGCGAACGACGACCGACACTCGGTATTCGTCGGGCGCTATCACAGCGAACTTGAAAAAGCAGGATACTCACTGCCTTTCCCACCCGTTGAGGTCACCGAATGCGTCACAGATAAAGCTCAGTTCGCACAGATCTGCACCGAACTTGGCATTGACACACCTCGCACCGTCAGCGTGAACGTGGGGAGTGGTGAGACACCCTCGTTACCGTTCGACTTCCCCGTCGTTGCCAAAGCGGCGCGAGGGGACGCCTACGACCAGGTCGACTTCCCAGGTAAACGGAAGATCTATTTCATCGAGACCGCAGCCGAACTGGACGAGCTGTGGGCGACGCTGCGTAAGGCAGGATTCGACGATACGTTCCTTGTGCAGGAACTCATCCCCGGAGACAACACGCAGATGCGTTCCATCACCGCGTACGTCGACTCTCACGGCGACGTGACAATGATCGGGTCGGCACGCGTGCTGCTCGAGGACCATGCGCCCACCATGATCGGCAACCCTGTTGCGATGATCACCGAGCCATTCGACGATCTGTGGGACAGTGCCCGTGCTTTTCTGACCGACACCGGATATCGCGGATTTGCCAACTTCGACGTCAAAGTGGATCCGCGTGACGGCCGAGCCGTGTTCTTTGAAGTCAATCCGCGCATCGGACGCAACAGTTGGTACATGAGCGCCGCCGGCGTGAACCCCATGTCCATCATGGTGCGCGACCTGATTGACCATGAGCACGTCAAGCCGCAGGAAGTGCACAACAAAATTCTCTACTCCCTAGTTCCCGATGCACTGCTGCGCCACTACGTGCGCGATGAAGAACTGCGCCAACGCGTCCACGCGTTGCAGCGCAGCGGCAAGCGCAAGAATCCGCTGGTCTACACCGCTGAAACGTCACTGGTACGATCGGCGATCGTCGCTCTCCAGACGCTCAACCATATCCGCAAGTTCCGACGTTTTTACCCTGAGGCCACAGACCGCTCATTCTAA
- a CDS encoding lipid II:glycine glycyltransferase FemX: MATELRELTADQMRIAAAGVIPLPIEQAAPWEAFEQTQGRRLWGRFAWEKDDKDQAIIALYEYSLRGVKYLWAKHGPVWLKEQSPDSEAALRADLVRMVRNRDRSIAFIRMHAFFQAPDLHESLQFITYDRTAIIDISGGTEDSILATMTKDGRRAVRRAKKKMAEGGARVVEETGLTRAAFREYYEVMKETARRDGFHPHPPQVYWSMLDSMPESSRLFGVRLPDDTLVCWDLVLVHDKQAVAYYGASTDQARTVLGPDALDFDVAVRLAKEGVKGLDLMGVYSPRVPELYSVGRYKRRWCQSFTDVDGAWDVPVIPGAVSALKAALATKHAVENLVRRARATMAWDIDRHAPVQRAREGASSCQN, from the coding sequence ATGGCAACCGAGCTGCGTGAACTGACCGCAGATCAGATGAGGATCGCCGCCGCTGGCGTGATACCGCTGCCGATCGAACAGGCAGCGCCGTGGGAGGCATTCGAACAGACGCAGGGACGGCGACTATGGGGCCGTTTTGCATGGGAAAAAGACGATAAAGACCAGGCGATCATCGCACTGTACGAGTATTCGCTACGCGGAGTGAAGTACTTGTGGGCCAAACACGGACCAGTCTGGCTGAAAGAACAGTCACCCGATAGTGAAGCTGCCTTGCGGGCCGACCTGGTACGCATGGTCAGGAACCGCGACAGAAGCATCGCCTTTATCCGCATGCACGCCTTCTTCCAGGCGCCGGACCTGCATGAGTCACTCCAGTTCATCACATATGACCGCACCGCAATCATTGACATCAGCGGCGGCACTGAGGATTCGATTCTCGCGACCATGACGAAAGACGGACGCCGTGCAGTACGCAGAGCCAAGAAGAAGATGGCCGAGGGAGGCGCGCGAGTCGTTGAAGAAACAGGCCTGACGCGCGCAGCATTCCGTGAGTACTACGAGGTGATGAAGGAAACAGCGCGCAGGGATGGGTTCCATCCACATCCGCCGCAGGTCTACTGGTCGATGCTGGACTCCATGCCCGAATCTTCCCGACTGTTCGGCGTGCGTCTGCCCGATGACACACTGGTGTGCTGGGATCTGGTGTTGGTGCACGATAAGCAAGCTGTTGCCTACTACGGCGCATCGACAGATCAGGCGCGCACCGTGCTGGGGCCTGACGCATTGGATTTTGACGTGGCTGTTCGGCTGGCGAAGGAAGGCGTCAAGGGGCTTGACCTGATGGGCGTGTATTCGCCACGTGTGCCGGAGCTGTATTCGGTGGGCCGCTATAAGCGTCGCTGGTGCCAGTCATTTACTGACGTGGACGGAGCGTGGGACGTGCCGGTGATCCCCGGAGCAGTCAGCGCCCTGAAGGCTGCGTTGGCCACGAAACATGCAGTGGAGAATCTGGTTCGCCGCGCACGCGCTACGATGGCTTGGGACATTGATCGGCACGCACCCGTACAGCGTGCCAGAGAAGGAGCATCATCGTGTCAGAACTGA